The Megalops cyprinoides isolate fMegCyp1 chromosome 11, fMegCyp1.pri, whole genome shotgun sequence genomic sequence ACTGGCTGCTTCTCCACAGTGCTAGTGTATGTTGTACTGATGTTTTCAAACTATGCTGTGCAAACAAGAtaagaaatatttattaatcCCGAGGGAAATCCGAGTGTCACAACAGCAGCGTCcagcacaaatcaaacacaacagaataaaataaaataaaataaatagaaaggtTGCATCTGTCAGAAAATAGTTATTGTCCATTGTGCAATGATTATGTGTGAAGGGGAACTGCATAGGGCCTCAAGCGTCAGTCTAACCCCATGTTgcggcagagaggggaggagttgtaaAGTTTAATGGCCGCCGGCAGAAACGAAATAATTTACAGTACAAccaacaaatgaataaatattacacTTGAATGTGTCCAGTGCTAACTGATATATATTTccaataattacaaaaacataacGATGCATCTCCATACGAGTGCGCATGCATCTGcgtgtttaaaatgtaagcGTGGTGGGCTAAACTGGGCAGGTGTGTGATATGTAATATGCATCtctgccactagagggcacaaTCATCAGTAATTTCATGCAAAACGCTAAAGTATGTGTGCCTCTCCTCTGCACCCCATCATTTCGGGTTTTTTGGATGTTTAATACGTGcgtgtgaaggagagccttcattTATCACCAGAactgtttgttattattaaatggtcaattgtttaaatgtgtaaaatctTTTCACTATAACAGAGTGTTTTTTTCAAAGTTTGATCGTGCCAATATCCATGACCTCACGTATGGTTACCTACAGTCAGAAAACTATTGCATGTAGCTGTATAGGTACGTCGAATTTCGATTACTTTGATTCTGATATTGCTATATTTTGagtaaaatgtgtaattacattggTAAAGCGTTTCTGTCAGACGCAGTTAGGCAGGTGATAATTAACTACACGCCATTTTATCACCGGATCTGCCACATGGTGTATTTTGTTGTGATTATTACTGACTTGCTAACCGACAGCTACTGTGTAGATACTGCAAGCCAGCAAACCTGACTGTTACAGCTGGCGGATTGTAAGGTGGAGACACGGGTAACTTCCAGATCCTCTGCGCATAACATCGTGAACTGCATGACCATATCCACAGAAACTGAGAAAGTAACAGGAACAGGGCTTGTGGTTAAAGGTGTGAAACATAAAGGGTTTTATTTCCCCGTTTGACAGAGGTTGTGCTGTGTATCTGAGCGCAGAAAGCGCAGTGAAATCGCGATCTTTTCCAGACGGCGGTCAGCATTACAGGTTCTGACGGTGGCCTTGTGTAAAAGGGTTATGTACTTCTCAGCGGTGACAGAGTTCATATGGGCGACTAGAAAGGGACAAGAAAGTTAACTAACAGGCTGGTTTGATTCCCgcctggggcactgctgctgtatccttgagcaaggcacttaactcaCACTTGCcccagaaaatatccagctgtataaattcatagcatgtaaaagctgtaacctatgtaagtggccGAGTAATTTAGCTAGGTAACCTATCTAGCTAGACAACAAGCTACTGCTTTGGTGCGATCAATTAGCAGACTAGACACACCTGACTACAATTAGACttagatgtaaaaaaaaaaaaaaagtcttaaattTTGACACTTTTGCTGCTGCTAAAGATTCTACCTCATTAAGGTTAATCATAAGTTTGATTTAGAAGACTGATGCTTAGGCTGTAGTTATGATgacgcgcgcgcgtgtgtgttcagtatgtaCCGTTGCAGGTCCCCTGCCATCAGACCACACCTGGTTTGGACAGAAATGACCCTCACATTTAATCCAAAGATTTTCACACGTGGCctctgagggggaggggggtgggaagCTTACATTCAAAAATATACTTCCATAATAATGCAAGTTTGCTAATATAGCCTACAACATTATTAAAACAAGCACTCTATGGTGCTGTATTTCATACAGTATTCATTGCACATGAGAATTAATGAGCTGTATTGTGCTTTGCATTGagttttttcatttatcataTAGCTTAGAGGTTTCTATTCcgtattcagtttttttttacactgatcAACAGATGACATAGCCTACACAATTCCCCAGAATCTAGCAGATTTCAAAAGCTCGTCATACTACATACTTATGCAGCTACAGTGgtaatctgtgtttgtgtgtatccgTCATTTGTTCTGCAAGGTTAATTTAACTGACATCACCTTAAACTGGTAAATGAATATGCCAAATGCGTTCATACACCGGTATATACGTATTGCTAGGAACTTGATATTTACTATGTtgatatttaatgtaaatgacaatcatgtaatgtaatttactgtatTACTATATAGAGATGATACATGCTCACCTGTACATGTGGATATTCTCTTGTCATCTTGAATACAAAGCGAATTATGTTTGCAGCAGACAGAATAAACTAAGACGTCTATGTACTATAAAGTATGGAAGGAATTAAAAGCTTTCTAAGAGGATGGCGAGGATGGTTACTTCAGGGAATCCAAGTTGTCTGGAAAGCGGACGGTATAAATCAACAGATTTTTATGGCAAGTGACAAGCAATGACTACGCTCCAGTTTGGTCCAATAATGTCATAAATTCTAAAACAGGTATTTGAGGAATACATCTGTGTTCATCAATGTCTTCCGTTTAATTTATAATCAGCAGTTgcctcataaaatatttttgtcgTTGCCATACCACTTTAAGATTTGGCAGTGGAGTGGATCTCACGTATGACCGCTAGATTCATTGTTGCTGGTCCAGCCAATCATAGAATTTTGACGACACTATAGAGAAGCCAAAGTTGCGGTATAAAAAGGGCCGTTGGATTACAGCATGACACCTTCCCGTGGGCTGCGAGCTTTAAAGTGTTGCAGAGGCTACAGTTTGTCTCTTGATAAGATCTAAGCGCCAGCACAACTGGAAACATGCATCTGACACAGGTTCTCATCTACCTgggtttctttgcttcatttgGTCCGGTGGGTTTGGGGGAAATTGCACCTCACCAGCCTTCAGTGACAGCGGAGGACAGCGAGCAGTGCTCGACATGCGAGttcagacagcacagcaagCTCATGAGACTACATGCCATCAAGTCTCAGATTCTCAGCAAACTTCGCCTGAAACAGGCCCCCAACATCAGCAGAGACGTGGTCAAGCAACTCCTACCCAAAGCTCCCCCGCTGCAGCAGCTTCTGGACCAGTACGAAGTGCTCGGGGATGAAAACAAGGATGTGATTATGGAAGAAGATGAGGACCATGCTACAACAGAAACCATCATGAGCGTGGCCACAGAGCGTAAGTACTCACCAATCTTATCACGTTTTCAACTTTgaaatttcagtattttaatgcTGCCTCTTGTACAGCAGTTTGGGATATAATCATCTGAGCATGGACACATCAGTTACACGCGGTTAAATGTAGCTGCTTACCGAATGTGGATAAAGAATTAcgcaaaaagtttttttttattcaacgTAAAATAgcttgtgcttttttaaagtaTGATACTTCAGGAAAAAGCAGGTGTTTTTTCATGCATGCTATTCGGTTCTAATTGCGCAGTAGGTAAGCGGCTATCATATTTGTTGGGCTGGCGACCTGTTTACGTAATTTGCGAAGTGCTCCATTATGAATTTCTGTTAATTTATACCCATTTTATATATCGTTGATTAATATCTGGAGGAATGCGATGCAATGCGAAACGGGTACTGGTAAGAGAACGTACAACATGACCCACGGAAGGTGAATTTATTCTTCATCTTAAACGGTTATCGgaccatttcttttttaaaggaattaAAGCGAACACTTCACCTCCACTGCAGTTAACCGTTCAAATAGGGTGTCATAATGCCAAAGCTACGCGAAGCAAAAGACATAAAACATGTTACATGgatagcattttaaaagaaaccGTGGGGCAGAAGAATGAGCAGGGGCACTTACtttgataaattattttatctttacgTTTAAAGAGCCTATCAAATGCCCAACAATAACTCATATAAATTAATCTGAAGTCGCTTCTGTCGTCACCCATAATCTGAAAGGGTGTGATACATAGACTCCTCAATCATTGATTCCTTTTCTCTCCATCAGCGGAATCTGTCGTCCAAGTGGACGGAAAACCGAACTGCTGTTTATTCTCCTTCAGTCCGAAAATTCAATCTAATCCCATCGTAAAAGCGCAACTTTGGGTACACCTTCGACCAGCCGACGAGGATACGACTGTGTTCCTGCAGATCTCCCGTCTGAAACCCGTCAATGAAGGCAACGTACGGATCCGATCTCTTAAGATCGAAGTTAACGCGGGCATCAGCTCCTGGCAGAACATAGATGTGAAGCAGGTTCTCCAAGCCTGGCTGAAGCAGCCGGAGACCAACTGGGGCATCGAGATTAATGCCTTTGACTCCAAAGGAAACGATTTAGCCATTACGTCTGCGGAAGCTGGAGAAGAAGGTCTGGTGAGTTGCACTTTAGAACCTCgtttacttttaatgaatttaacTTTCTTAAACTAATGCGTCAGAATAATATAAAAcgaaatgatgaaataatgtTACTATTCCAGCGAACACAAGCGTCATTACGCGCAagagcatttacattttacatctattcatttggcagacgcttttattcaaagcgacttacacGTGAGATAGAGTACACCACAAGCAAAAATCACAGTAATAGTGGTGTTGGAcgaccaagtttcaatagtttgCCAGAGCTACAGTACAAAAAAGCTAAAGCTTTTTCGTGACAGTTACAGCTGTGTCCGCACTCCATGTCCAACATATACTACTGTAGAAATGAGTATGAATTTTTAGAGATGTGTGGGTCTctcaaaaagaagagaagatgGCAAAATTCTGCAGAGTATGTGCCAGTACAGAGCAGACAGAATGTTCCCTCTCACTAAacttatttaataattatttcataagaattaaaatttatttcaaaggcGCATTTTGTCTGAGGGCCAGAAGGTATCCAAGTTTGATTTGTGTTTAGAGGGTATTCCCAATGCTTTTTAGAATTTCAAGTCCAATAATTTACTGGTACCCCACCTATTTATGTAGTGATAAACGGGTCAAGGCTGTGAAAGCAAAAGAACAcagtatatttaatattttaggTTATATTTCTtccacaaaatgtaaacataaccCTTCTTAAACAGAAATGTCCAAAGTGTGCTTTATGGTCGTGGTCAGACTGAAAACTGACTCAAAATCACAATTTACTCTTTCCGTATGG encodes the following:
- the LOC118785631 gene encoding growth/differentiation factor 8-like; its protein translation is MHLTQVLIYLGFFASFGPVGLGEIAPHQPSVTAEDSEQCSTCEFRQHSKLMRLHAIKSQILSKLRLKQAPNISRDVVKQLLPKAPPLQQLLDQYEVLGDENKDVIMEEDEDHATTETIMSVATEPESVVQVDGKPNCCLFSFSPKIQSNPIVKAQLWVHLRPADEDTTVFLQISRLKPVNEGNVRIRSLKIEVNAGISSWQNIDVKQVLQAWLKQPETNWGIEINAFDSKGNDLAITSAEAGEEGLQPFMEVKISESPKRARRESGLDCDENSPESRCCRYPLTVDFEDFGWDWIIAPKRYKANYCSGECEYMHLQKYPHTHLVNKANPRGTAGPCCTPTKMSPINMLYFNRKEQIIYGKIPAMVVDRCGCS